In one Pseudoclavibacter sp. Marseille-Q3772 genomic region, the following are encoded:
- the leuA gene encoding 2-isopropylmalate synthase, with protein sequence MQNSQQPSAMPAHRYSPYQAQFHIPLTDRSWPDTVITKAPRWCAVDLRDGNQALIDPMSSERKLVMFDLLVRMGFKEIEVGFPSASQTDFDFVRQLIEGGHIPDDVTIQVLTQAREHLVKRTYESLRGANRAIVHLYNSTSTLQREVVFRRDREGIKQIALDGVRMCKEFEPLAEGCEIIYEYSPESFTGTEIDYALEVANAVVAEFDATPERPVILNLPATVEMATPNVYADSVEYMHKNLERRDSIILSLHPHNDRGCAVAAAELGYMAGADRIEGCLFGNGERTGNVCLVTLGVNLFTQGVDPQLDFSDIDEIRRTVEYCNQLKVDERHPWGGDLVYTAFSGSHQDAIKKGFEAMAAKAEELGKSVAELPWAVPYLPVDPRDLGRDYEAVIRVNSQSGKGGVAYLLKEHHNLELPRRLQMEFSRLVQHYTDERGGEITPTAIWERFVDEYLPSPDETAKWGRLEILGVRTSTEMDGTTNLTVKLRRDGEEISVDSSGNGPINAFINTLQNRGYEITLHDYVEHTLSASGDAQAAAYVELEVDGERLWGVGIDSDIANASLRAIVSSVNRSIRNRAAVN encoded by the coding sequence ATGCAGAACAGTCAACAGCCGTCCGCAATGCCGGCTCACCGATACTCGCCCTACCAAGCCCAGTTCCACATCCCGCTGACCGACCGTTCCTGGCCGGACACCGTCATCACCAAAGCACCTCGCTGGTGCGCCGTGGACCTCCGTGACGGTAACCAGGCCTTGATCGACCCCATGTCGAGCGAGCGCAAGCTGGTCATGTTTGACCTCCTGGTACGGATGGGGTTCAAAGAGATCGAGGTTGGGTTCCCTTCCGCGAGCCAGACTGACTTCGACTTTGTTCGCCAGTTGATCGAAGGTGGGCATATTCCAGATGACGTCACCATCCAGGTGCTTACACAGGCGCGCGAGCACCTGGTGAAACGAACCTACGAGTCACTGCGTGGAGCGAACCGAGCCATCGTGCACCTGTACAACTCGACCAGCACGCTGCAACGCGAAGTTGTCTTCCGGCGCGACCGCGAGGGCATTAAACAGATCGCACTCGACGGCGTTCGGATGTGTAAGGAATTCGAACCGTTGGCCGAAGGCTGCGAGATCATCTACGAGTACTCGCCCGAAAGCTTTACTGGTACCGAGATCGACTACGCGCTCGAAGTAGCCAACGCGGTCGTGGCCGAGTTCGACGCTACTCCCGAACGGCCAGTGATCCTGAACCTGCCCGCCACGGTCGAGATGGCTACTCCCAATGTGTATGCCGACTCGGTCGAGTACATGCACAAGAACCTGGAGCGACGCGACAGCATCATTCTGTCGCTGCACCCACACAATGACCGCGGATGCGCGGTTGCGGCGGCTGAACTCGGCTATATGGCCGGTGCCGACCGCATCGAAGGGTGCCTGTTCGGCAACGGGGAGCGTACCGGAAATGTGTGTCTGGTGACACTCGGCGTGAACCTGTTTACGCAGGGTGTTGACCCACAGCTCGATTTCTCGGACATCGATGAGATCCGCCGGACCGTTGAATATTGCAACCAGTTGAAGGTGGATGAGCGACACCCGTGGGGTGGCGACCTGGTCTACACAGCGTTTTCTGGTTCGCATCAGGATGCGATCAAGAAGGGCTTCGAAGCCATGGCTGCCAAGGCCGAGGAGCTTGGCAAGTCCGTGGCGGAGCTGCCCTGGGCGGTTCCCTATCTCCCGGTGGACCCGCGAGACCTTGGTCGCGACTACGAGGCCGTTATTCGAGTCAACTCGCAATCCGGCAAGGGCGGTGTGGCCTACCTGTTGAAGGAACACCACAATCTGGAGTTGCCGCGCCGGCTACAGATGGAGTTCTCACGGCTCGTGCAGCACTACACGGACGAGCGGGGCGGGGAGATCACGCCCACGGCGATCTGGGAACGCTTCGTCGACGAGTATTTGCCCTCGCCCGATGAGACCGCCAAGTGGGGCCGTCTAGAGATCCTTGGTGTGCGCACCTCCACTGAGATGGACGGAACCACGAACCTCACGGTGAAACTTCGTCGCGATGGCGAAGAGATCAGTGTCGACTCGAGTGGCAACGGGCCGATTAACGCCTTCATTAACACGCTGCAGAACCGTGGCTACGAGATCACCCTGCACGACTATGTCGAACACACACTGTCTGCATCCGGTGACGCGCAAGCAGCCGCATACGTCGAGCTCGAAGTTGACGGCGAGCGACTGTGGGGCGTCGGCATCGACTCGGATATTGCGAACGCTTCGCTTCGCGCGATTGTGTCGAGCGTGAACCGATCAATCCGCAATCGCGCGGCTGTCAACTAA
- the hrcA gene encoding heat-inducible transcriptional repressor HrcA encodes MVTDRGLEVLRALILDYVETSEPVGSKRLVERYQFGVSAATIRNDMALLEEAELIHAPHTSSGRVPTDKGYRVFVDQLVDIRPLTAAQRRAIETFMIGSADPEQLLERSVRKLAQLTGSVAIGHLPSLHAARVQQVELVSLPPHRILVVIVTNTGRVQQEVLESTSQLPETEIERLRDILNEHTVGKRLESALDTLAALRDDESLSPLSREIVGTLIQQLLSNRDDRLVIAGAANLARRERDFSSIFPVLEAIEEQVALIRLIAEFDSETDEVAISIGHENSNESLEETSIVTSRFRSASGRAHVGVLGPTRMDYQRNIGAVRAVARYLGRFTHYNTY; translated from the coding sequence GTGGTTACTGATCGAGGACTCGAGGTTCTGCGAGCCCTGATCCTCGACTATGTGGAAACCAGCGAGCCCGTCGGGTCGAAGCGGTTGGTCGAGCGGTACCAGTTTGGTGTATCGGCAGCAACGATTCGCAACGATATGGCGCTGCTGGAAGAAGCTGAGCTGATTCACGCGCCCCATACCTCCAGCGGCAGAGTACCCACCGATAAGGGGTATCGAGTCTTTGTCGATCAGCTCGTTGATATTCGGCCGCTAACAGCAGCGCAACGCCGGGCAATCGAGACCTTTATGATCGGCAGCGCAGACCCCGAGCAGCTGTTGGAGCGTTCGGTCCGCAAACTGGCCCAATTGACTGGATCGGTGGCCATTGGTCACCTTCCGTCGTTGCACGCGGCAAGGGTGCAACAGGTTGAGCTGGTGTCACTCCCACCGCACCGCATCTTGGTGGTGATCGTCACGAATACGGGACGCGTGCAGCAGGAAGTGCTCGAATCGACATCGCAACTGCCCGAAACAGAGATCGAGCGGCTGCGTGACATTCTGAACGAGCACACCGTGGGTAAACGCCTCGAGAGCGCGTTGGATACGCTTGCCGCACTTCGCGACGATGAATCACTCAGTCCGCTCTCTCGAGAGATCGTTGGCACGCTCATCCAACAACTGCTGTCGAACCGCGATGATCGTCTCGTGATCGCAGGGGCGGCAAACCTGGCGCGACGCGAACGCGATTTCTCTTCGATCTTTCCGGTCCTGGAAGCGATCGAGGAGCAGGTAGCGTTGATTCGTCTGATTGCCGAGTTCGACAGTGAAACGGACGAGGTGGCGATTTCTATCGGTCATGAAAACTCGAACGAGTCGCTTGAAGAGACCAGTATCGTCACCTCGAGATTCCGGTCGGCCAGTGGGCGTGCCCATGTCGGCGTGCTGGGGCCAACGCGAATGGATTATCAACGCAATATCGGGGCAGTCCGAGCCGTCGCGAGGTATCTCGGGCGCTTCACTCACTACAACACGTATTAA
- a CDS encoding histidine triad nucleotide-binding protein, translated as MTDSIFTRIINREIPSDIVFEDDQVIAFHDIQPQAPLHVLVVPKNPEYRNVVELADAAPQLLAHIVEVANKLAAELADGHFRLIFNSGEGAGQTVFHVHAHVLAGGLKEGTLAGN; from the coding sequence ATGACGGACAGTATTTTCACGCGAATTATCAACCGTGAGATCCCGAGCGACATCGTTTTTGAAGATGACCAGGTGATCGCTTTTCACGATATCCAGCCACAAGCGCCGTTGCACGTGCTGGTGGTTCCAAAGAACCCCGAATACCGGAACGTCGTTGAACTCGCTGATGCTGCGCCGCAGCTGCTCGCCCACATTGTTGAGGTCGCCAATAAGCTGGCAGCCGAACTTGCCGATGGCCACTTCCGATTGATCTTCAACTCTGGTGAGGGTGCGGGCCAGACCGTGTTCCACGTGCACGCGCATGTGCTCGCCGGCGGACTCAAAGAAGGAACCCTTGCCGGAAACTGA
- the era gene encoding GTPase Era — translation MSAFRAGFVTFVGRPNVGKSTLTNALVGEKIAITSSKPQTTRRAIRGVVHRENGQLVIVDTPGVHRPRTLLGQRLNDLVETTLADVDVIGFCVPAGEDIGPGDRFINEWIDRASQARKVAIVTKCETVPKPRVAEQLLALQALRDWDALVPVSSVEAINLEPLVDELLGLLPESEPLYPQDMITEERYIQRVSELIREAALEGVHDELPHSIAVVVDDIIESEEGQDIYADLIVERDSQKGIIIGKGASRLKNVRRFAQRRIAAMSDQPVTLHLHVRVAKDWQRDPKQLGRLGF, via the coding sequence GTGAGCGCGTTTCGGGCTGGGTTTGTGACCTTTGTTGGCCGTCCAAATGTGGGCAAATCCACGCTCACGAATGCACTAGTTGGCGAGAAAATCGCCATCACATCCTCGAAACCGCAAACGACCCGTCGCGCGATCCGCGGGGTAGTTCACCGAGAGAACGGGCAACTCGTCATCGTCGATACGCCCGGTGTTCACCGGCCGCGCACCCTGCTCGGACAGCGACTGAACGACCTCGTAGAGACAACCCTCGCGGATGTTGACGTGATCGGGTTCTGCGTACCCGCCGGGGAGGACATCGGCCCGGGAGATCGGTTTATTAATGAGTGGATCGATCGAGCCTCGCAGGCGCGAAAGGTCGCCATTGTCACCAAGTGCGAGACAGTTCCTAAGCCTCGAGTCGCTGAGCAACTGCTTGCGCTACAGGCACTGCGCGACTGGGATGCACTGGTACCGGTGTCGTCGGTGGAAGCAATCAATCTCGAACCGCTCGTCGACGAATTATTGGGCTTGCTACCAGAATCTGAGCCGCTGTACCCGCAGGACATGATCACCGAGGAGCGGTACATACAGCGCGTGAGTGAGCTCATCCGCGAGGCCGCACTTGAGGGCGTTCACGATGAGCTGCCGCACTCGATTGCCGTCGTTGTGGACGACATTATTGAGAGCGAAGAGGGGCAAGACATTTATGCCGACCTCATCGTCGAACGCGATAGCCAAAAGGGCATCATCATCGGTAAGGGAGCGTCCCGGCTGAAAAACGTTCGTCGCTTCGCGCAGCGGCGTATTGCGGCAATGTCGGATCAGCCGGTCACCCTTCATCTGCACGTTCGGGTGGCCAAGGACTGGCAGCGTGATCCGAAGCAGTTAGGTCGGCTGGGGTTCTAG
- a CDS encoding histidine kinase: MTTISTAFTADVTVEAPPQRSARRVLPWVADWFSYQPRNARIVDSLTALTIMVVVGFPFQLRPDWSYFFAWEAVPVWCLFLVAVALRRLSPWMALGCAALGLLAKWMIGLPLHGMDVAVPIVFFTCAARGSRLLFAVSGVCAVLWPTIQAVYSAFFEMQLPFLDRITGRAALGPTELLTPIGIIGIPLVLMSLIVWASGGILRVQRISSRVQHAAELAELEYLQTQEELVREQERNYIARDMHDVVAHSLAVIVAQADGGRYLMKTAPESVAPVLSTISETARDALVEVRGLLGRLRHSQSDAAQKTLEDLPAVFDRVRQAGMDLRVYTDGEPMPLTKSGEVAVFRMVQECLTNALKYGSINDPVTVTMLWQNEFRIEIENRVSAESLANVGGSGHGLIGMRERLLVVGGTMEYALVDDQWVVIATVPLQQDRVSATDPGIPRTANINTISH; this comes from the coding sequence ATGACCACGATCAGTACCGCGTTCACTGCCGATGTGACTGTCGAAGCACCGCCGCAACGGTCAGCTCGTCGCGTCCTGCCGTGGGTCGCGGACTGGTTTAGCTACCAACCGCGCAACGCCCGGATCGTCGATTCACTGACCGCGCTCACCATCATGGTGGTGGTTGGCTTTCCATTTCAGTTGCGGCCGGATTGGAGCTACTTCTTTGCTTGGGAGGCAGTTCCGGTGTGGTGTCTGTTCCTTGTAGCAGTCGCACTGCGACGCCTGTCGCCCTGGATGGCGCTGGGCTGTGCAGCCTTGGGGCTCCTGGCGAAATGGATGATTGGTTTACCCCTGCACGGCATGGATGTCGCTGTGCCAATCGTGTTCTTCACCTGCGCTGCTCGTGGGTCGCGACTACTGTTCGCAGTATCGGGCGTATGTGCCGTGCTCTGGCCCACCATTCAGGCGGTCTATTCGGCGTTCTTTGAGATGCAGTTACCGTTCCTCGATCGGATTACGGGTCGTGCGGCATTGGGGCCGACCGAATTGCTTACCCCGATCGGCATTATTGGTATCCCACTTGTGCTCATGAGTCTCATCGTTTGGGCATCCGGTGGCATTCTGCGGGTACAGCGCATATCAAGTCGAGTTCAGCATGCGGCAGAGCTTGCAGAACTCGAGTATCTGCAGACCCAAGAGGAGCTGGTGCGAGAGCAGGAGCGCAACTACATTGCTCGCGATATGCACGATGTGGTGGCCCATTCGCTCGCCGTAATTGTTGCGCAGGCAGACGGTGGTAGGTATCTCATGAAGACTGCGCCGGAGTCGGTAGCTCCCGTGCTGTCGACGATCTCGGAGACCGCCAGGGACGCCCTCGTTGAGGTACGCGGTCTGCTCGGTCGTTTGCGTCACTCCCAATCAGACGCGGCCCAAAAAACGCTCGAGGATCTGCCCGCAGTGTTTGATCGCGTCCGACAAGCGGGTATGGACCTGCGTGTCTATACCGACGGCGAACCGATGCCGCTTACGAAAAGTGGTGAGGTTGCGGTATTTCGTATGGTCCAGGAATGTCTCACGAACGCGCTGAAGTACGGCAGTATCAACGACCCGGTCACCGTTACGATGCTGTGGCAAAACGAGTTTCGAATTGAGATTGAGAACCGGGTGAGTGCGGAATCGCTGGCGAATGTCGGTGGATCCGGTCACGGTTTGATTGGTATGCGGGAGCGCTTGCTCGTGGTCGGCGGGACGATGGAATATGCTCTGGTCGATGACCAGTGGGTTGTGATCGCTACGGTCCCGCTACAACAGGATCGTGTATCCGCCACCGACCCCGGAATACCCCGCACCGCGAATATCAACACGATTAGCCACTGA
- a CDS encoding response regulator transcription factor — MSESVSMNRPIRVALVDDQQLFRGGIRMLVDSQPDMAFVAEASDGAEALRLAVTAKPDVILMDVRMPGVDGLEATKQIVAQGLDSRILVLTTFDLDQAVAKAVAAGASGFVLKDADPEFLLAAIRTVHSGAEVFAAQATADLIRRFSQSPDRLAGEPVEFKELTDREREMFFLAAKGMSNGEIAAQEYLSEATVKTHISRILTKLGVRDRVQLVVYAYEHGLL, encoded by the coding sequence ATGAGCGAATCCGTATCAATGAATCGGCCCATCCGGGTAGCCCTCGTTGACGACCAACAACTCTTCCGTGGCGGTATCCGGATGCTGGTTGATAGCCAGCCCGATATGGCATTCGTTGCGGAAGCGTCTGATGGAGCCGAAGCATTGCGCCTTGCGGTAACAGCAAAGCCAGACGTCATCCTCATGGACGTACGTATGCCCGGCGTGGACGGTCTGGAAGCAACAAAACAGATCGTTGCCCAGGGACTAGACAGCCGCATCCTGGTGTTGACCACCTTTGACCTGGACCAGGCCGTCGCCAAAGCAGTTGCCGCCGGCGCATCTGGATTCGTGTTGAAGGATGCCGACCCGGAGTTCCTGCTTGCCGCGATTCGTACGGTGCACTCCGGCGCCGAAGTATTTGCGGCGCAGGCAACCGCAGATCTCATCCGACGGTTCTCGCAATCACCCGACCGACTCGCCGGCGAACCAGTGGAGTTCAAAGAACTCACCGATCGCGAACGTGAGATGTTCTTCCTCGCAGCGAAGGGGATGTCGAATGGTGAGATTGCGGCGCAGGAGTATCTGTCCGAGGCGACAGTAAAGACGCACATTTCGCGTATTTTGACGAAGCTCGGTGTTCGTGATCGTGTACAACTCGTTGTGTACGCATACGAGCACGGTTTGCTGTAG
- a CDS encoding PhoH family protein — MVQLLGAEDTLLEQIEIEHPGVRVLARGNELRMQGPAAAVFEAEALVRSVREIAESGTPITADVVSRSQRLLRRTDAPAPATVFGETIVNAKGRAVRAKTLGQKHYVDAIDVNTVTFGIGPAGTGKTYLAMAKAVQALQREEISRIVLTRPAVEAGERLGFLPGTLSDKIDPYLRPLFDALGDMLDPDYVLRLMNTGVVEVAPLAYMRGRTLNDAFVILDEAQNTTSEQMKMFLTRLGFGTKLVVTGDVTQIDLRDGASGLRHAMRVLQDIPDIHFAMLSTDDVVRHSLVSRIVEAYEAQHGQKEAQR; from the coding sequence ATGGTGCAGCTGCTTGGCGCGGAGGACACGCTCTTAGAACAGATCGAGATTGAACACCCGGGTGTGCGTGTCTTAGCCCGCGGGAATGAGCTGCGAATGCAGGGGCCGGCTGCAGCGGTCTTCGAAGCGGAAGCGCTGGTTCGCTCAGTGCGTGAGATTGCCGAGTCAGGCACACCGATCACCGCGGATGTGGTGAGCCGGTCGCAGCGCTTGTTACGGCGCACGGATGCGCCGGCCCCGGCGACAGTGTTCGGTGAGACCATCGTGAACGCGAAGGGCCGGGCAGTGCGAGCGAAAACGCTCGGACAAAAACACTATGTGGATGCGATTGACGTCAACACGGTGACCTTCGGAATTGGCCCCGCCGGTACTGGTAAGACCTACCTAGCGATGGCGAAGGCCGTACAAGCATTACAGCGAGAGGAAATCTCGCGGATCGTGCTGACACGACCGGCGGTGGAGGCAGGCGAGCGACTCGGCTTTCTGCCGGGCACACTCAGCGACAAAATCGACCCATATTTACGACCGCTGTTTGACGCGCTCGGAGACATGCTCGATCCGGACTATGTGCTTCGGCTGATGAACACCGGTGTGGTTGAGGTAGCTCCGCTTGCCTATATGCGAGGGCGAACCCTCAATGACGCCTTCGTCATCCTCGACGAAGCACAGAACACAACGTCGGAACAGATGAAGATGTTTCTCACCCGATTGGGTTTCGGCACCAAGCTCGTGGTTACCGGCGACGTGACGCAGATTGATCTGCGAGATGGCGCATCCGGACTACGCCATGCCATGCGCGTGTTACAAGACATCCCCGATATTCATTTTGCGATGCTGAGTACCGATGATGTTGTCCGGCATTCGCTCGTGAGCAGGATCGTTGAGGCATATGAGGCGCAGCACGGGCAGAAAGAAGCACAGCGATGA
- the dnaJ gene encoding molecular chaperone DnaJ, which translates to MADHYETLGVSRDASDAEIKKAYLKLARKLHPDVNPEPEAAEQFKAVTEAYDTLSDPQRRAQYDHGGGTGAGGGFGFGDIFDAFFGGGAGARGPRSRAQRGQDALIRVDLELADVVFGTHKDIEVGTAERCEHCDGTCCEPGTTPRPCTDCGGAGEVRRQVRSVLGPVVTSAPCDVCQGYGDVIDSPCSVCHGQGRVRARASIPVDIPAGVDSGMRVQMPGYGEAGPGGGPNGDLYLEIRVREHDVFSREGDNLEAVVEVSMVDAVFGTSTTISGLDGDLHLEIPAGAQSGEVIRIPGRGVTRLRSSQRGDVEITLQVVTPTKLDARQKELLREFQQTQDGGEPTLATQKHGLFSRLRGKFGR; encoded by the coding sequence GTGGCAGACCACTACGAAACACTTGGGGTATCCCGCGACGCATCCGATGCCGAAATCAAGAAGGCTTACCTGAAACTTGCACGCAAACTGCACCCCGATGTGAACCCCGAACCTGAAGCTGCAGAGCAGTTCAAGGCAGTTACCGAGGCCTATGACACGCTCTCCGACCCGCAACGGCGTGCGCAGTACGATCACGGGGGCGGCACGGGTGCCGGCGGTGGCTTCGGTTTCGGCGATATCTTCGACGCATTCTTCGGCGGTGGAGCTGGCGCACGTGGTCCGCGTTCGCGTGCGCAGCGTGGTCAGGATGCGTTGATTCGCGTTGACCTCGAGCTCGCAGACGTTGTGTTCGGCACTCACAAAGACATTGAAGTCGGTACCGCCGAGCGCTGCGAACACTGTGACGGTACCTGCTGCGAGCCCGGCACCACTCCGCGCCCCTGCACGGACTGTGGTGGCGCCGGTGAGGTTCGGCGCCAGGTTCGTTCGGTGCTTGGCCCGGTGGTTACCTCAGCCCCGTGTGATGTCTGTCAGGGCTATGGCGATGTCATTGACTCGCCGTGTTCGGTATGTCACGGGCAGGGTCGGGTGCGCGCACGCGCGTCGATTCCGGTGGACATTCCGGCAGGAGTCGACTCAGGGATGCGGGTACAGATGCCGGGGTACGGCGAGGCAGGACCGGGCGGTGGGCCAAACGGTGACCTGTACCTGGAGATTCGCGTCCGTGAACACGACGTATTTTCTCGCGAGGGCGATAACCTCGAGGCTGTCGTTGAGGTCTCCATGGTGGACGCGGTCTTTGGCACATCAACCACGATTTCCGGTCTCGATGGAGACCTTCACCTTGAAATCCCTGCCGGAGCGCAAAGTGGTGAGGTAATACGCATTCCAGGGCGAGGCGTCACCCGTCTGCGCTCAAGTCAGCGCGGTGACGTTGAGATCACATTGCAGGTGGTCACACCCACGAAACTGGATGCGCGGCAGAAGGAACTTCTGCGTGAGTTCCAGCAAACCCAGGATGGCGGCGAACCAACCCTTGCTACGCAGAAGCACGGCTTGTTTTCGCGACTTCGAGGAAAGTTCGGCCGGTAG
- a CDS encoding 16S rRNA (uracil(1498)-N(3))-methyltransferase, producing the protein MAHAYLDEHLGALAVGQEHTVEGAEAEHAVRVARLRIGEQILMLNGNGLRVSCEVTHTDKGAFSVKAVGETTSVKRPHPGLHLVQALAKGGRDEQAIQTATELGAMQITPWQSERCVARWNAQKAIKQVQRWQQIVREASKQSLRAFMPTVNSLANTSALCELAARTTATVLVLDPTATESLLDIPLTASDEYALIVGPEGGISDAELAALASAGAIRVRLGSGIMRTSTAGPAAIAALHTRQGTWDTDR; encoded by the coding sequence ATGGCACACGCCTATCTCGATGAGCACCTCGGCGCACTGGCGGTGGGCCAAGAGCACACGGTTGAGGGTGCCGAAGCCGAACATGCGGTGAGAGTCGCACGACTGCGCATCGGTGAGCAGATCCTCATGCTCAACGGCAATGGACTTCGGGTTTCCTGTGAGGTCACGCATACCGACAAAGGTGCCTTTTCGGTGAAGGCCGTGGGGGAGACTACGAGCGTAAAGCGCCCGCATCCCGGATTGCACCTGGTGCAAGCGCTAGCAAAGGGCGGCCGCGACGAGCAAGCGATTCAGACGGCTACGGAACTGGGCGCGATGCAAATAACCCCGTGGCAATCCGAGCGCTGTGTCGCGCGTTGGAATGCACAGAAGGCGATCAAGCAAGTTCAGCGCTGGCAGCAGATCGTTAGAGAAGCGAGCAAGCAGTCGCTGCGGGCATTCATGCCAACCGTGAATTCGCTTGCGAACACCTCCGCGCTGTGTGAACTCGCGGCTCGAACCACTGCCACTGTGCTCGTACTCGACCCGACGGCAACGGAATCATTGCTGGATATCCCGCTGACCGCATCCGACGAGTACGCCCTTATCGTCGGCCCAGAGGGCGGGATCAGCGATGCCGAGTTGGCGGCATTAGCAAGCGCAGGCGCAATTCGTGTTCGCTTGGGCAGCGGCATCATGCGCACGTCCACTGCTGGTCCCGCCGCCATTGCCGCGCTGCACACCCGTCAAGGTACTTGGGATACAGATCGGTAG
- a CDS encoding hemolysin family protein, whose translation MDPIIAIPIAVALCILAALCSAAEGALQALSRSEMHDIAQETTRSPQRIQAIGDEFRRHLDSLVLCQVGCLSAVGVLLALLVNEVWHRPWLAALAASVALLIVHVLFIGSFPRTVGAYRPRATVIVLSRLIRLVHAALGWVNTLRTMLGEVFISAPASTTTALASEEQLLSMVDEAAEQDVLDLRDRDRIHSLLGFSDRMVREVMVPRTDMRTVDSGVSVVEATRELLEQGISRAPIVGRDSDDIRGVAYLKDLAKAMTIGDGRKMRVDNVARPAVFVPETLRGDALLQRMQQDATHFAIVVDEYGGVAGLVTLEDLIEELVGDISDEHDRIDNPWEVLDDGSIRVATRMSISELEELLDTTFDHEDVDSVGGLFTSALDRIPVLTDRGRVGEFVFASDRVGRKHHVTHVRILRVDGAAVEVTMNERERRGQRHYS comes from the coding sequence GTGGATCCCATTATCGCGATCCCCATCGCTGTCGCGCTCTGTATTCTCGCCGCACTGTGTTCCGCTGCCGAGGGCGCGCTGCAGGCGCTCTCCCGCAGCGAGATGCACGACATCGCTCAGGAAACTACGCGCTCGCCACAGCGTATCCAGGCGATCGGGGATGAGTTTCGACGCCATCTTGACTCGTTGGTTCTTTGCCAGGTTGGTTGTTTGAGCGCAGTGGGTGTGTTGCTTGCCTTACTTGTTAATGAAGTTTGGCATCGGCCCTGGCTTGCCGCGCTGGCGGCATCGGTGGCGCTGTTGATCGTGCACGTGTTATTCATCGGTTCATTCCCACGAACTGTGGGCGCGTATCGTCCGCGGGCAACGGTGATTGTCCTTAGCAGGCTGATCCGTTTAGTGCACGCGGCACTCGGCTGGGTAAATACGCTCCGAACAATGCTCGGTGAGGTATTCATCAGTGCCCCTGCAAGCACAACAACGGCCCTGGCAAGCGAAGAACAGCTGCTTTCGATGGTTGACGAAGCTGCCGAGCAGGATGTGCTCGATCTGCGTGATCGTGATCGCATCCACTCGCTACTTGGCTTCTCTGACCGAATGGTTCGCGAAGTGATGGTGCCACGGACGGATATGCGAACGGTCGACTCCGGAGTGAGTGTCGTGGAAGCAACGAGGGAGCTGCTGGAGCAGGGGATTTCGCGAGCTCCGATCGTCGGCCGCGATAGCGACGACATTCGGGGTGTTGCCTACCTGAAAGACCTGGCAAAAGCGATGACCATCGGTGACGGTCGCAAGATGCGCGTTGACAATGTCGCCCGGCCAGCTGTGTTTGTGCCAGAGACCCTGCGCGGAGACGCACTGCTCCAGCGAATGCAGCAAGACGCCACTCATTTCGCAATCGTCGTCGATGAGTACGGGGGAGTGGCCGGTTTGGTCACACTGGAAGACCTGATTGAGGAACTCGTCGGGGATATCAGCGACGAGCACGACCGCATAGACAACCCGTGGGAAGTACTCGACGACGGCTCAATTCGCGTGGCGACACGAATGTCGATCAGCGAGCTGGAAGAACTTCTAGACACCACCTTCGACCATGAGGATGTGGATTCGGTTGGTGGACTATTCACGTCAGCGCTGGACCGAATCCCCGTACTCACAGATCGCGGTCGCGTTGGTGAGTTCGTCTTCGCCTCCGATCGCGTGGGTCGTAAGCACCACGTCACACACGTTCGTATCCTGCGTGTGGACGGCGCCGCGGTGGAAGTTACGATGAATGAGCGAGAGCGCCGTGGCCAGCGTCACTACTCGTGA
- the ybeY gene encoding rRNA maturation RNase YbeY: MSIEINNESGTPVDEAAILRLATFVLDGMFIHPDADLSIVFVDLAAMESLHVQWMDEPGPTDVLSFPMDELRPGSIERRTPPGLLGDVVVCPEVAQAQAKSAGHSSLAEMQLLITHGILHLLGFDHAEPDEHRQMFGIQDELLAGFAAAEREGGFI, translated from the coding sequence ATGAGTATTGAGATCAATAACGAATCTGGCACGCCGGTCGATGAGGCCGCGATCTTGCGCCTGGCTACCTTCGTGCTTGACGGCATGTTCATTCACCCAGACGCAGACCTCAGCATCGTATTCGTAGACCTGGCTGCAATGGAGTCACTGCACGTGCAATGGATGGACGAACCTGGTCCGACCGATGTGTTGAGCTTCCCCATGGACGAGTTGCGCCCAGGCTCGATTGAGCGGCGAACTCCACCCGGACTGCTCGGCGATGTCGTTGTGTGCCCGGAAGTTGCGCAGGCGCAGGCGAAATCGGCAGGGCATTCGAGCCTCGCAGAGATGCAATTACTGATTACCCACGGGATCTTGCACCTACTGGGATTCGACCACGCTGAGCCCGACGAGCATCGTCAGATGTTCGGTATCCAGGATGAGCTGCTCGCGGGATTTGCCGCAGCGGAGCGCGAGGGGGGATTCATCTAG